Proteins co-encoded in one Candidatus Methylomirabilota bacterium genomic window:
- a CDS encoding YdcF family protein gives MLARTGWGPRLIRTIGGATLAVILVGGFTPLANVLNAWMGGPSQIAPAEAIVVPGRGGVDVDEVLTNRSMRRTLRAVGLYRKSLAPLLVFSGDGGEVDARVRLAVSLGVPVDHIVAAHGANTTREEAALLDHLLRPRGVARVLLVADPIDMPRTRALLQRRGFTVLGAPSASSGPGDPESRLSLLRDIGTELSAYVYYRLRGWM, from the coding sequence GTGCTAGCACGCACCGGCTGGGGCCCACGGCTGATCCGCACGATCGGAGGCGCCACCCTCGCGGTCATCCTCGTCGGTGGCTTCACGCCGCTCGCCAACGTCCTCAACGCCTGGATGGGGGGACCATCCCAGATTGCCCCCGCCGAGGCGATCGTCGTCCCCGGCCGAGGCGGCGTCGACGTGGACGAGGTGCTCACCAATCGCTCGATGCGGCGGACACTCCGCGCCGTCGGCCTCTACCGCAAGAGCCTCGCCCCCCTGCTCGTCTTCTCGGGTGATGGCGGCGAGGTCGATGCGCGCGTCCGGCTCGCGGTGAGCCTGGGGGTGCCCGTCGACCACATCGTGGCCGCGCACGGCGCCAACACCACGCGCGAGGAAGCCGCGTTGCTGGACCATCTCCTCCGGCCGCGCGGCGTCGCGCGGGTGCTCCTCGTGGCCGATCCCATCGACATGCCGAGGACCCGCGCGCTCCTCCAGCGCCGCGGCTTCACCGTGCTCGGGGCGCCCTCCGCGTCCAGCGGCCCCGGCGACCCCGAGTCGCGCCTCTCGCTGTTGCGGGACATCGGCACGGAGCTATCGGCTTATGTGTACTACCGCCTGCGGGGATGGATGTGA